A window from Alkalicoccobacillus plakortidis encodes these proteins:
- a CDS encoding dipeptidase, which produces MVQNAPKKYVIDTHCDVLLKLWMNPQQSFLDSHHLDVTLNRLIAGGVGVQCFAIFIEPFIKQELKFQAALEQIRLFHQKVIRPFPQMKHIRSWEELNSLKDGEIGAILTLEGMDAVGADEEKHQILIEQGVLSVGLTWNDANLCADGVEESRGAGITDFGRAVIERHNQHKLLTDVSHLSIKSFWDTFEAADYVIASHSNSATICGHQRNLNDEQAQALFKQNRYMGMVFLPKFLTDKEEAGLTDVIRHIEYLCSIGGEKSIGFGSDFDGISSYVHELNHPGCYPALIDALSRYYSDEQIRGFCSENFLRSLPK; this is translated from the coding sequence ATGGTACAAAACGCCCCCAAAAAATACGTAATTGATACACATTGTGATGTGTTATTAAAATTATGGATGAACCCACAACAGTCTTTTTTGGATAGTCATCACTTAGATGTCACCCTCAACCGCTTGATTGCAGGAGGTGTAGGAGTCCAATGCTTCGCTATATTTATTGAACCTTTTATTAAACAAGAATTAAAATTTCAAGCAGCACTCGAACAAATTCGCTTATTTCATCAAAAAGTAATCCGACCATTTCCACAGATGAAACACATCAGAAGTTGGGAAGAACTTAACAGTTTAAAAGACGGTGAGATTGGAGCCATCTTAACTTTAGAAGGAATGGATGCAGTAGGGGCTGATGAAGAAAAACATCAGATCTTAATTGAGCAAGGTGTTTTGTCTGTTGGATTAACGTGGAATGATGCAAATTTGTGTGCTGATGGTGTCGAAGAGTCAAGAGGAGCCGGTATCACCGACTTTGGTAGAGCGGTGATAGAAAGACATAACCAGCACAAGTTGTTAACAGATGTTTCTCACCTAAGTATCAAAAGTTTTTGGGATACGTTTGAGGCTGCTGACTATGTGATTGCCAGTCACTCCAATTCGGCAACAATATGCGGTCATCAGCGGAATTTAAATGATGAGCAGGCCCAAGCATTATTTAAACAAAACCGGTACATGGGTATGGTGTTTTTGCCTAAATTTTTGACCGATAAAGAAGAGGCGGGTCTTACAGACGTTATCCGCCACATTGAGTATCTTTGTTCGATTGGTGGAGAGAAATCGATTGGATTCGGCTCGGATTTTGATGGTATTTCTAGCTATGTACATGAGCTAAATCATCCAGGCTGCTACCCTGCGCTAATTGATGCATTATCAAGGTATTATTCTGATGAACAAATTAGAGGCTTTTGTTCAGAGAATTTTCTAAGGTCTCTGCCAAAATAA
- a CDS encoding Hsp20 family protein, translating to MSDHKSSDSKNSLGYQDVMRSIDDFFHQTYRRFQSPPLFAQSISIRTSDSTDAYTIHAELPGVDKQLIRLEALPHALAIRVLSNESSEQLVEKERLVSIPFVYSDKDIKASYQNGLLSITITRHRQNINID from the coding sequence ATGAGTGACCATAAATCCAGTGATTCTAAAAACTCGCTTGGCTATCAAGATGTGATGCGTTCCATTGATGATTTTTTTCACCAAACATATAGACGATTCCAATCTCCACCTTTATTCGCTCAATCCATTTCAATTCGGACATCTGATTCAACCGATGCATATACAATCCATGCTGAACTACCAGGTGTAGATAAGCAGCTTATACGGTTAGAGGCACTGCCTCACGCACTTGCCATCCGAGTTTTATCGAACGAATCTTCTGAACAATTAGTCGAAAAAGAACGCTTGGTTTCCATTCCTTTTGTATATAGTGATAAGGATATTAAAGCGAGCTATCAAAATGGATTATTAAGCATTACCATAACTCGGCATCGACAAAATATTAACATAGATTAA
- a CDS encoding YppG family protein has product MLHQNHDRRNPHHNWPNQGRQPYYHQGHGPVPPRRMRGGAGRPQPSSPSVSRTGFIKKAFTSEDGKFDVSRTAQTVDQVIKTVQQVSPYVRKVGSFFIR; this is encoded by the coding sequence ATGCTTCATCAAAATCATGACCGCCGTAACCCACACCACAACTGGCCAAACCAAGGCAGGCAGCCTTATTATCACCAGGGGCACGGGCCAGTTCCACCTCGAAGAATGCGTGGTGGAGCTGGTCGCCCCCAACCTAGTTCACCTTCCGTCTCACGAACTGGGTTTATCAAAAAAGCATTTACCTCAGAAGATGGAAAATTTGATGTATCCAGAACTGCACAAACGGTTGATCAAGTCATTAAAACGGTCCAGCAAGTATCGCCATATGTGCGTAAAGTTGGTTCATTTTTTATCAGGTAA
- a CDS encoding iron-sulfur cluster biosynthesis family protein, with amino-acid sequence MNITVTDAAKEYFNQIDPVEAIRIVARDTFECSTMIEFYLKRDSYNPEEDKQEQIAGQTFVYNKKASDEIGSQIKIDYKSTQGLKMMNQNQTLAYGLTLK; translated from the coding sequence ATGAACATTACTGTAACGGATGCAGCTAAAGAGTATTTTAATCAAATAGATCCAGTTGAAGCCATTCGAATCGTAGCACGTGATACGTTTGAGTGTAGTACTATGATTGAATTTTATTTAAAGCGTGACAGCTATAACCCAGAAGAAGATAAACAAGAACAAATAGCAGGTCAAACGTTTGTTTACAACAAAAAAGCGAGCGATGAGATAGGCTCGCAGATTAAAATTGATTATAAATCTACACAAGGTCTTAAGATGATGAATCAAAATCAAACCCTTGCATATGGACTCACTTTAAAATAA
- a CDS encoding EAL-associated domain-containing protein — MNVEKKGILSDLYTDIERDEQIRTFAYPISDSLYLFIDIPYEYLYEQDDLI, encoded by the coding sequence ATGAACGTTGAGAAAAAAGGAATCTTATCAGACCTCTATACGGATATTGAACGTGATGAACAGATTCGAACATTCGCCTATCCTATTTCAGATTCGTTGTATCTGTTTATAGATATTCCTTACGAATACTTGTATGAACAAGATGATTTAATCTAA
- a CDS encoding EAL-associated domain-containing protein produces MDPLDVMMEKDHVIPYFLPIFSAEKQIVVGYEVVARLVTPDGVKRLGWFFTDKSIPSEYRNELDDHLQKLALDHYSASNFKGTMYFNYDARQLVKDAGESFLNRIQPYIDNQSITYNQIILGLNEKDVHTYYKEIKHVLTYLQSLGIRIGIDNFGQSSSQMDQIAMVHPNVIRVNVSFLNQDSLPQLYNDVHQSLAMLSRKIGATLLFDGITTFNQLNYAWRNGARYYQGPYLMASSSELIEEDACKERMQKDFQHFITYERRKMQAQHELSNELGSALRTTLKQVKTSDTLDEMILSVAMDLSQYMFRIYICNEEGFQQTSNVEKDEEGKWLLKKEGLNKNWSLETLFS; encoded by the coding sequence GTGGACCCGTTGGACGTCATGATGGAAAAAGATCATGTTATTCCATATTTTTTGCCGATTTTTAGTGCAGAAAAACAGATTGTTGTTGGATATGAAGTTGTTGCAAGACTAGTTACTCCAGATGGGGTGAAGAGGCTGGGTTGGTTTTTCACAGATAAAAGCATTCCTTCTGAATATCGGAATGAATTAGATGATCATTTACAAAAGCTTGCACTTGATCATTATTCTGCATCAAATTTTAAAGGAACCATGTACTTTAATTATGATGCCAGGCAGCTAGTAAAAGACGCGGGGGAGAGTTTTTTAAATCGTATTCAACCCTACATTGATAATCAATCCATAACGTATAATCAAATCATTCTTGGTTTAAATGAAAAGGATGTTCATACTTATTATAAAGAAATCAAACATGTCTTAACGTATTTACAAAGTCTTGGTATTCGCATTGGCATTGATAACTTTGGACAGAGTAGTAGTCAAATGGACCAAATTGCTATGGTGCATCCAAATGTTATTCGTGTGAATGTTTCGTTTTTAAATCAGGATTCATTGCCACAATTATATAATGATGTTCATCAATCACTTGCTATGCTCTCAAGGAAAATTGGAGCAACTTTACTGTTTGATGGCATCACAACCTTTAATCAGCTTAATTACGCGTGGCGGAATGGAGCACGTTATTATCAAGGACCTTATTTAATGGCGTCTTCTAGTGAATTAATCGAAGAGGATGCATGTAAAGAACGTATGCAAAAAGATTTTCAGCATTTTATTACGTATGAACGTAGGAAAATGCAGGCGCAGCACGAACTTTCTAATGAATTAGGTTCAGCTTTACGCACCACTTTGAAACAAGTGAAAACATCAGACACATTAGACGAAATGATCTTAAGTGTAGCCATGGATTTAAGCCAATATATGTTCCGAATATATATATGTAATGAAGAAGGCTTCCAACAAACATCCAACGTGGAGAAGGATGAAGAGGGAAAGTGGCTTTTGAAAAAAGAAGGATTAAATAAAAACTGGAGCTTGGAGACCTTATTTTCTTGA
- a CDS encoding alpha/beta fold hydrolase, translating to MKRTHTHTTLYMRGTHVYIERWSHTVDQPKGTLLFIHGFLSSSFSFRKLLPLMPTNYELICIDLPGFGRSGKQKSFCYECKNYAQLVAEVITLYNLKNVTIIGHSMGGQVALNTARYSSELVDSLVLLSASAYFHRVKKIYSYASYIPFFPTLLYTWGSRKNCETYIEQLMYKKHSVSDEMVQQYGRPLKEKAFYESIMYLMRQREGDMSSEDMQKITQKCLIIWGDQDPLIPVSTGYKLKQDLQNAALVVLSHTGHLIPEEQPKKAAKIIRRFLT from the coding sequence TTGAAGAGAACACACACACATACCACTTTATATATGCGGGGAACTCATGTCTATATTGAGCGATGGTCGCACACAGTAGACCAACCTAAGGGAACCTTGTTATTTATTCACGGGTTCCTGTCTTCAAGCTTTAGTTTCCGCAAACTCCTACCATTAATGCCAACAAATTATGAATTAATTTGTATTGATTTACCGGGGTTTGGTCGTAGTGGCAAACAAAAATCATTTTGTTATGAGTGTAAGAATTATGCTCAACTAGTAGCTGAGGTCATCACTTTGTACAATTTAAAAAACGTCACAATTATTGGCCATTCTATGGGTGGTCAGGTTGCGTTAAATACAGCAAGATATTCTTCAGAGTTAGTTGATTCTCTTGTACTTCTTTCAGCCTCCGCTTATTTTCATCGAGTAAAAAAAATATATTCATACGCTTCATATATCCCCTTCTTCCCTACATTACTGTATACATGGGGAAGTAGAAAAAACTGTGAAACCTATATTGAACAGCTAATGTACAAAAAGCATTCCGTATCAGATGAAATGGTTCAGCAATATGGCAGACCATTAAAAGAAAAAGCCTTTTATGAATCCATTATGTATCTAATGAGACAAAGGGAGGGTGATATGAGTTCTGAAGATATGCAAAAGATTACTCAAAAATGCCTTATTATTTGGGGAGATCAAGATCCACTCATTCCTGTCTCAACGGGTTATAAGTTAAAACAAGATTTACAAAATGCTGCTTTAGTGGTATTAAGTCACACCGGCCATCTCATTCCCGAGGAACAGCCGAAAAAAGCTGCGAAGATAATCAGACGTTTCCTTACCTAA